Proteins encoded by one window of Polycladomyces subterraneus:
- a CDS encoding BtaManbiosPhlase, whose product MKVYRYEQNPLITPADVKPHHEGFEVIGAFNAGIAKYKDEILMLLRIAERPISYDPNIVKAPVYHPDTNELEIIEFHRDDDRYDFSDPRMIRRASNPQEIEYLTSLSYIRIARSIDGRNFTIDEKPFLYPSDKLESFGIEDPRVTQIGDTYYICFTALSPLGIGGAMVSTKDFVTIKHHGMIFPPENKDIVIFPEKVNGKYYALHRPSLKSIGKPEIWIAESDNLLYWGNHQHLIGLRDGMWDSGRIGGGAVPIKTDRGWLVLYHGATPENRYCMGGLLLDRNNPAVVVARSDQPILEPEADYEKEGFFGDVVFSCGAIVEDDVVKMYYGVADTSMACAELSLEEILDSLTY is encoded by the coding sequence ATAAAAGTGTACCGGTATGAACAAAATCCGTTGATTACCCCAGCAGATGTCAAACCGCACCATGAAGGATTTGAAGTGATCGGCGCTTTCAATGCCGGAATTGCGAAATATAAGGATGAAATCCTGATGTTGCTTCGCATTGCTGAACGTCCGATCAGTTATGATCCCAATATCGTGAAAGCGCCCGTGTATCATCCGGACACAAATGAACTGGAAATCATCGAATTTCATCGGGATGATGATCGTTATGATTTTTCGGACCCGCGAATGATTCGAAGGGCATCTAATCCCCAAGAAATTGAATACCTGACTTCTCTGTCCTATATTCGCATCGCACGCAGTATAGATGGACGGAACTTTACCATAGACGAAAAACCTTTTCTTTATCCATCCGACAAACTGGAATCATTCGGTATTGAAGATCCGCGTGTCACACAAATTGGAGATACCTATTATATCTGTTTCACGGCTCTGTCTCCGCTTGGCATTGGGGGGGCGATGGTATCGACCAAGGATTTTGTTACCATCAAACATCATGGAATGATTTTTCCTCCCGAAAACAAGGATATCGTGATCTTTCCGGAAAAAGTGAACGGAAAATATTATGCACTCCATCGCCCTAGCCTCAAAAGTATTGGAAAACCGGAGATCTGGATCGCGGAATCAGACAATTTACTTTATTGGGGTAACCATCAACACCTGATCGGTCTAAGGGACGGTATGTGGGACAGCGGACGCATTGGCGGCGGCGCTGTTCCTATCAAAACGGATAGGGGCTGGTTGGTGCTCTATCATGGCGCGACACCGGAGAACCGCTATTGTATGGGCGGATTGCTCCTTGATCGAAACAATCCGGCAGTTGTGGTTGCTCGTTCGGATCAACCCATTCTGGAACCAGAAGCGGATTATGAAAAAGAAGGGTTTTTTGGGGATGTCGTATTCTCGTGTGGGGCCATCGTGGAAGACGATGTGGTGAAAATGTATTATGGTGTCGCGGATACCTCAATGGCCTGTGCGGAATTGAGCCTGGAAGAGATCCTGGATTCCCTGACATATTAA
- a CDS encoding MTP-1 family protein produces the protein MFTLKKSGVQPSSVLLEKYTKNEQRPFNPTKLNFIGVGEKDVYNITAPFEDSGETVIAGRVEPRDSEHSEVIFFVRRGEQWIPKEGAPVFSLQDPFFTRISGELVFGGVEVFPHPANEHDLSWRTVLYKGANIHHLEKIFTGPDGMKDLRLIELPDGSIGVLTRPQGEKGGKGKIGFVRIPSLEHLTVEVIYEAPILDQFMEEEWGGANEAHLLSNGLIGVLGHIARMDEEGKRHYYPMVFALDPLTGEHSDIQLIAARSDFLEGPAKRPDLANVVFSGGLVRKKDGTADLYAGVGDAEAQRISMRDPFLAFEKIRWGNR, from the coding sequence TTGTTTACCCTGAAAAAGAGCGGTGTGCAACCCTCTTCCGTGTTACTGGAGAAGTATACGAAAAATGAACAAAGACCTTTCAACCCAACAAAATTAAATTTTATCGGGGTTGGGGAAAAGGATGTGTACAATATTACGGCACCTTTTGAAGATAGTGGGGAAACTGTGATCGCCGGCCGCGTAGAACCCCGTGACAGTGAGCATTCGGAAGTGATTTTCTTTGTTCGGCGCGGGGAGCAATGGATTCCCAAAGAAGGCGCCCCGGTCTTCTCATTGCAGGACCCCTTTTTTACCCGTATCAGTGGAGAACTGGTTTTTGGCGGTGTCGAGGTTTTTCCGCATCCCGCCAATGAACACGATTTGAGCTGGCGTACGGTATTGTACAAGGGAGCCAACATTCATCACTTGGAAAAGATTTTTACCGGCCCGGATGGTATGAAAGACCTTCGTCTGATCGAATTGCCGGATGGTTCCATCGGGGTGTTGACTCGACCCCAAGGGGAAAAAGGGGGAAAAGGTAAGATCGGATTCGTGAGAATCCCATCATTGGAACATTTGACTGTAGAGGTGATCTACGAAGCTCCCATTTTAGACCAATTCATGGAGGAAGAATGGGGCGGAGCCAATGAAGCCCATCTTTTGTCCAATGGGTTGATCGGGGTGTTGGGGCATATTGCCCGTATGGATGAAGAAGGAAAACGCCACTATTATCCAATGGTGTTCGCCCTTGATCCACTGACCGGTGAACATTCGGATATCCAGCTCATTGCAGCGCGTTCCGACTTTTTGGAAGGACCCGCCAAACGCCCAGATTTGGCCAATGTTGTATTTAGCGGCGGGTTGGTTCGCAAAAAGGATGGAACAGCAGACTTGTATGCGGGTGTGGGTGATGCTGAAGCACAACGAATCTCCATGCGAGATCCATTCCTTGCATTTGAAAAAATAAGGTGGGGAAATCGATGA
- a CDS encoding CvpA family protein translates to MHVLDGIILLLLIGGLLRGYRRGLILQAASLAGLVLAWVVAFYFTDEVTPVLQKNVPLPESVTGDGLMRLLPLERALYSVMAFLLLFFGTKLVVSILSRVLNQLAQLPVLSVLNRIGGLVLGALQAVLLVWIMVNLLHFLPWEKGQEAVQQSGIAQNLLEATPQWTAELKQLLHDAMRQRS, encoded by the coding sequence ATGCATGTACTAGACGGGATCATCCTGCTCTTGTTAATCGGGGGATTGTTGCGGGGGTATCGGCGCGGCTTGATTCTGCAGGCCGCGTCGTTAGCCGGCTTGGTGTTGGCGTGGGTGGTGGCGTTTTACTTCACCGACGAAGTAACACCGGTTCTGCAGAAAAATGTCCCCTTGCCCGAATCGGTAACCGGAGACGGTTTGATGCGCCTGTTGCCATTAGAACGCGCTTTGTATTCGGTGATGGCGTTTCTGCTCCTGTTTTTCGGGACCAAACTGGTGGTCTCGATTTTGTCCAGGGTACTCAATCAGTTGGCGCAGCTGCCTGTATTATCTGTATTGAACCGAATCGGTGGCTTGGTTTTGGGAGCTCTCCAAGCTGTATTGCTGGTATGGATCATGGTCAACCTGTTGCATTTCCTACCATGGGAGAAAGGACAAGAAGCAGTACAACAATCCGGTATCGCCCAAAATCTGTTGGAAGCAACCCCCCAATGGACAGCGGAACTGAAACAGCTGTTGCATGATGCAATGCGGCAGCGGTCATAG
- the zapA gene encoding cell division protein ZapA, whose protein sequence is MQSMTKNKLSVEIFGQQYNITGKASPSYMREVASHVDETMRMISQANPRLDTTRLAVLSAVNIADAYMKLKREHDEILHLIEDDQP, encoded by the coding sequence TTGCAATCGATGACCAAAAATAAATTGAGCGTGGAGATCTTCGGACAACAGTACAATATCACAGGAAAAGCCAGTCCCAGTTACATGCGGGAAGTAGCCAGCCATGTTGACGAAACGATGCGGATGATCTCACAAGCCAATCCCCGTTTGGATACCACGCGTCTGGCGGTACTTTCGGCTGTCAATATCGCGGATGCCTATATGAAACTGAAACGGGAACATGACGAGATCCTGCATCTGATCGAAGATGATCAACCGTGA
- the pheT gene encoding phenylalanine--tRNA ligase subunit beta: MLVSYEWLNEYVDLEGLTPEDVAHALTQSGVAVDVIYTRDTGIRNVVVGKVLSTEPHPQADRLKVCLVDVGKDEPLNIVCGAANVAEGQLVPVALEGASLPGGVTIKRTKLRGVESQGMICSAKELGFPDKVLSKHQREGIMVLPDEVEIGTDVRTVLGMHDQVLELDLTPNRSDCLSMIGVAYEVAAVLDREVRLPEPEALEPTGDEIRVDIMVESEEDCPLYAAQVVDNLKVGPSPQWMQNRLISAGIRPVNNIVDITNYVMIECGQPLHAFDLDKLSNGGRIVVRRARNGETIETLDGVTRACDEETLLITDGSKPIGIAGVMGGANSEVSEKTTRVLLEAAFFSPPIIRRTSRKLGLRSEASNRFEKAVDPERIIPALQRAVELLTLYAGGRVVSRVTTERVGDIDELTVSLRHERLTHVLGVKLKEKQVLDIFRRLRFPVEVKDGVYHVQVPTRRPDIAIEVDLIEEVARLYGYDNIPPTLPWGQQSPGGLTREQLLVRVIRNTLRTLGMHEVITYSLTSPELGSEIASINQAGQPIRVAMPMSEERSVLRTSLLPHLIETASYNLKRQQERVAIFEIGKTFHTHEKKLTDLPEERWELAGLLAGKSVPTNWRQPSSSSDFYASKGVLEALFTRLGIHNVEYRAVQPVGFHPGRTAEIVVDGRVIGILGQLHPQVAQQYDLGPTMVCQLDLEAIFAVAQTDVHFEPPSRHPAVTRDLALVVDQDLLVGKVEKEIKKAAGEWLESVTLFDVFTGEQIGEGKKSVAYSLVYRAKDRTLTDEEVNRVHQAVIDHLAATCGAQLRQ, translated from the coding sequence ATGCTGGTATCATACGAATGGCTGAACGAATATGTGGACCTGGAAGGACTGACACCGGAAGATGTTGCCCACGCTTTGACGCAGAGCGGTGTGGCCGTGGACGTGATTTACACGCGAGATACGGGGATTCGAAATGTGGTCGTGGGGAAAGTGTTGTCGACTGAGCCCCATCCGCAGGCGGATCGATTGAAAGTATGCCTTGTGGATGTCGGCAAGGATGAACCGTTGAACATCGTTTGTGGCGCGGCCAACGTAGCTGAGGGTCAACTGGTTCCCGTCGCATTGGAAGGGGCATCCCTGCCGGGCGGGGTCACCATCAAGCGGACCAAACTCCGGGGCGTCGAGTCGCAGGGAATGATTTGCTCCGCCAAGGAGTTGGGTTTCCCGGACAAAGTGTTGTCCAAACATCAACGGGAAGGCATTATGGTTTTGCCCGACGAGGTGGAAATCGGTACTGACGTGCGCACCGTGTTGGGCATGCACGATCAGGTGTTGGAGCTGGATCTGACGCCCAACCGTTCCGACTGTCTCAGCATGATCGGCGTGGCTTATGAAGTAGCTGCCGTGTTGGATCGCGAAGTGCGTTTGCCGGAACCGGAAGCGCTGGAACCGACGGGGGATGAAATTCGCGTGGACATCATGGTGGAATCGGAAGAAGATTGTCCCCTCTACGCCGCGCAGGTGGTCGACAACCTGAAAGTGGGCCCGTCTCCGCAATGGATGCAAAACCGGCTGATTTCTGCCGGGATTCGTCCGGTCAACAACATCGTGGACATCACCAACTATGTGATGATTGAGTGTGGTCAACCCCTGCACGCATTTGACCTGGACAAACTGTCCAACGGCGGGCGCATCGTCGTACGTCGGGCACGTAACGGCGAGACGATTGAAACGTTGGACGGTGTCACCCGGGCGTGCGACGAGGAAACGTTGCTCATCACCGACGGTAGCAAACCGATCGGTATTGCGGGGGTGATGGGCGGCGCCAACTCCGAAGTGTCCGAGAAAACGACACGGGTGTTGTTGGAGGCAGCCTTTTTCTCCCCGCCTATCATTCGTCGGACCTCGCGCAAGTTGGGGCTGCGCTCGGAAGCGAGCAACCGCTTCGAAAAAGCGGTCGATCCGGAGCGCATCATCCCGGCTCTGCAACGTGCGGTGGAATTGCTCACCCTGTACGCTGGCGGGCGGGTTGTATCCAGGGTGACCACAGAGCGCGTTGGAGATATCGACGAGCTGACTGTGAGCCTCCGTCATGAACGATTGACGCACGTGTTGGGCGTGAAATTGAAAGAAAAGCAAGTGCTGGATATCTTCCGTCGGCTGCGTTTTCCTGTAGAGGTGAAAGATGGGGTCTACCATGTACAGGTGCCGACGCGTCGACCGGATATCGCCATTGAAGTCGATTTGATCGAAGAAGTGGCTCGACTATACGGTTACGATAACATTCCGCCCACATTGCCGTGGGGACAGCAATCTCCTGGTGGGTTGACCCGCGAACAACTGCTTGTCCGCGTCATTCGGAACACCCTGCGGACGCTGGGTATGCATGAAGTGATCACCTACAGCTTGACTTCCCCCGAATTAGGAAGTGAGATTGCCTCGATCAACCAGGCAGGACAACCGATCCGGGTAGCCATGCCGATGAGCGAAGAGCGGAGCGTTTTGCGGACCAGCCTGTTGCCGCATCTGATCGAAACGGCTTCATACAACCTGAAACGGCAACAAGAACGCGTCGCCATCTTTGAAATCGGGAAAACTTTCCATACCCATGAGAAGAAGTTGACCGATTTGCCGGAAGAGCGATGGGAATTGGCTGGACTGCTTGCCGGAAAATCGGTGCCGACCAACTGGCGTCAGCCCTCGTCGTCCAGTGACTTTTACGCGTCCAAGGGCGTGCTGGAAGCCCTGTTTACCCGTTTGGGCATCCACAACGTCGAATACCGTGCGGTGCAACCGGTCGGTTTCCATCCCGGACGTACCGCGGAGATCGTGGTAGACGGTCGGGTCATCGGCATTTTGGGACAACTGCATCCGCAAGTGGCCCAACAATACGATCTCGGCCCCACAATGGTGTGTCAGTTGGATCTGGAAGCGATCTTTGCTGTGGCACAAACGGATGTCCATTTCGAACCGCCCAGCCGTCATCCCGCGGTAACCCGCGATTTGGCGTTGGTTGTGGATCAGGATCTTTTGGTTGGCAAAGTGGAGAAAGAGATCAAAAAGGCGGCGGGCGAATGGCTGGAATCCGTGACGTTGTTTGACGTGTTTACAGGAGAGCAGATTGGGGAAGGAAAGAAAAGCGTAGCCTATTCATTGGTGTACCGGGCCAAGGATCGTACGCTGACCGACGAAGAGGTCAACCGGGTACATCAAGCGGTGATCGACCATCTCGCAGCGACATGCGGTGCGCAGTTGCGCCAGTAA
- the pheS gene encoding phenylalanine--tRNA ligase subunit alpha, producing MRERLEALKAEAEQAIQGAKDLETLKQLRVKYLGKKGELTAVLRGMGELSAEERPVIGKLANDIRQTLERILDEKESALEAAAMEARLKEETIDVTLPGVPRPLGSLHPLTAVIQQVENIFIGMGFEVAEGPEVEKDWYNFEALNMPKDHPARDMQDSFYITREILLRTQTSPVQVRTLQAKEGKVPVRMICPGKVYRRDDDDATHSHQFTQIEGLVVDRGVSMSELKGTLLAFAKRMFGEDYEFRFRPSYFPFTEPSMEMDMSCMACGGEGCRICKETGWIEILGAGMVHPNVLEKSGYNAERYTGFAFGMGVERIAMLKYGIDDIRYFYTNDLRVLRQFQSV from the coding sequence ATGCGTGAGCGGTTGGAGGCCTTGAAAGCGGAGGCGGAACAAGCGATTCAAGGCGCGAAGGATTTGGAAACGTTAAAGCAATTGCGTGTCAAATACTTGGGCAAAAAAGGGGAGCTGACTGCCGTTCTGCGCGGAATGGGCGAGCTGTCTGCAGAAGAGCGTCCCGTAATCGGGAAGCTGGCCAATGATATTCGCCAGACGTTGGAGCGGATATTGGACGAAAAAGAGTCTGCGCTGGAAGCGGCGGCCATGGAAGCGCGACTGAAAGAGGAAACAATCGACGTCACCCTTCCGGGCGTGCCCCGTCCATTGGGCTCGCTTCATCCGTTGACCGCAGTGATCCAGCAGGTGGAAAACATCTTTATCGGCATGGGGTTTGAGGTAGCCGAAGGACCGGAAGTGGAAAAGGACTGGTACAATTTCGAAGCGCTCAACATGCCCAAAGATCATCCGGCCCGAGATATGCAGGATTCTTTTTACATCACGCGGGAGATTCTGCTCCGTACGCAAACCTCACCGGTGCAGGTGCGTACGTTGCAGGCCAAAGAGGGCAAAGTACCGGTGCGCATGATTTGTCCGGGAAAAGTGTATCGGCGGGATGACGACGACGCCACTCATTCGCACCAATTTACACAAATCGAGGGATTGGTCGTCGATCGCGGCGTATCCATGAGCGAGTTAAAAGGGACGCTGCTGGCGTTTGCGAAACGGATGTTCGGCGAGGATTATGAATTCCGGTTCCGTCCCAGTTATTTCCCGTTTACCGAACCGAGCATGGAGATGGACATGTCTTGCATGGCGTGCGGTGGCGAGGGATGTCGCATTTGCAAAGAAACCGGATGGATCGAAATTTTGGGGGCGGGGATGGTTCACCCCAACGTGTTGGAAAAATCGGGTTATAATGCTGAGCGCTATACCGGTTTTGCGTTTGGAATGGGAGTGGAGCGCATCGCGATGCTCAAATACGGGATCGATGATATCCGTTATTTCTACACCAATGACCTGCGCGTCTTGCGGCAATTCCAATCGGTTTGA
- a CDS encoding TrmH family RNA methyltransferase gives MKSIVLTSQHNDQIKRWRKLQSRKGRQSLGALWIEGKHLLEESVKAGWRVRALIVDQDREAEHRPWWEKRIKNVPVYCLPSRLYRTLADTETPQGIAAEVEIPKGEVDQAIPADGVLLLLDAVQDPGNVGTMLRTARAVGAAGVWLGKGTVDPYNPKVVRAAMGALFHVPIRMIDLHEELQRLRSAGYWVVGTHPRGEHVHFDVSYPGRTAFLLGNEGRGVDPTLMRWVDREVSIPMPGGAESLNVSITASLLLYEYLRQQRGGSLDC, from the coding sequence TTGAAATCGATCGTTCTCACGTCGCAGCATAATGACCAAATCAAACGCTGGAGGAAACTTCAGTCGCGCAAAGGTCGCCAGTCACTGGGAGCTTTGTGGATCGAAGGAAAACACTTGCTGGAAGAATCTGTCAAAGCGGGATGGCGAGTGCGGGCATTGATCGTCGATCAGGATCGGGAAGCTGAACATCGACCGTGGTGGGAAAAACGGATCAAAAACGTGCCGGTGTACTGCCTTCCATCCCGGTTGTATCGAACTTTGGCGGATACGGAGACGCCGCAGGGAATCGCTGCTGAAGTGGAAATCCCCAAAGGTGAGGTGGATCAGGCCATTCCCGCCGACGGCGTGCTGTTGCTGTTGGATGCCGTGCAGGACCCCGGCAATGTGGGAACCATGTTGCGGACTGCCCGGGCGGTAGGTGCGGCCGGCGTATGGTTGGGGAAAGGAACCGTCGATCCCTACAACCCGAAAGTGGTTCGGGCCGCGATGGGGGCGCTGTTCCACGTGCCCATCCGTATGATCGATTTGCATGAGGAACTTCAGCGACTCCGATCTGCCGGTTACTGGGTGGTGGGAACCCACCCCCGGGGGGAACACGTACACTTTGATGTATCGTATCCGGGTCGTACCGCCTTTTTACTGGGCAACGAAGGAAGGGGTGTGGATCCCACGTTGATGCGGTGGGTTGACCGCGAAGTCTCCATCCCGATGCCGGGAGGAGCCGAATCGCTCAATGTTTCCATCACTGCATCGTTGCTGTTGTATGAGTACCTGCGCCAACAACGCGGAGGATCACTCGACTGTTGA
- the sspI gene encoding small acid-soluble spore protein SspI, with translation MNIDIRGAVIHNIQDMNPQELKDMVFDSIQRREEKLLPGLGVVFEVIWKNSQPDEQEHMIQTLHSSLPNEKAIPPQP, from the coding sequence GTGAACATCGATATCCGTGGAGCTGTCATCCACAATATTCAAGACATGAACCCGCAAGAGTTGAAGGATATGGTGTTTGATTCGATCCAGCGAAGGGAAGAAAAACTCTTGCCCGGTCTGGGCGTCGTTTTTGAAGTGATTTGGAAAAACAGCCAACCGGACGAACAAGAACACATGATTCAAACTCTTCACAGCTCCCTGCCCAATGAAAAGGCGATTCCGCCCCAGCCATAA
- a CDS encoding M42 family metallopeptidase: protein MLAEMTNAGGPPGHEGNVREVMRRWTTPVADEVTTDRLGGLIAWKKGTADEPRVMVAGHLDEVGFMVTRVTKDGYLRFQPLGGWWSQVLPAQRVEVHTKQGIVIGVIGSKPPHLMPPEQRNKPVKTEDLFIDVGASSQEEAESFGIRPGDPVIPHSPFTVLKNEKLWMAKAMDNRVGCAVAVEVLRRLRHTDHPNAVASVGTVMEEVGRRGAFTASAAVQPDVAFAVDVGIAGDTPGVGKDEAASRLGEGPTVVLADGGHLAHRGLLALVQKTAEEQGIPLQPDTLPRGATDASHIHLHGRGVPALTLGIPARYIHSHASIIHRDDLENLVQLLVEVIRKLDRTTVNRLSQG from the coding sequence ATGTTGGCGGAGATGACAAACGCGGGTGGTCCACCCGGACATGAGGGAAACGTTCGTGAAGTGATGCGGCGTTGGACAACGCCCGTGGCTGACGAAGTGACGACCGACCGGCTGGGTGGTTTGATCGCCTGGAAAAAGGGAACGGCGGATGAACCGCGCGTCATGGTGGCGGGACATCTGGATGAGGTCGGCTTCATGGTGACGCGAGTGACGAAAGACGGATATCTGCGATTCCAGCCGTTGGGCGGTTGGTGGAGTCAGGTATTACCGGCCCAGCGTGTGGAGGTACATACGAAACAGGGAATCGTCATCGGCGTGATCGGTTCCAAGCCACCGCATCTGATGCCGCCGGAACAACGGAACAAGCCGGTCAAAACAGAGGATCTGTTTATTGATGTGGGCGCCTCCAGCCAAGAGGAAGCGGAGTCGTTCGGCATCCGGCCGGGAGATCCGGTGATCCCGCATTCTCCGTTTACGGTTCTGAAGAACGAAAAACTGTGGATGGCCAAAGCGATGGACAACCGGGTCGGATGTGCGGTAGCTGTTGAAGTGTTGCGCCGGTTGCGACATACTGATCATCCAAACGCCGTGGCGTCAGTGGGTACCGTAATGGAGGAGGTGGGCCGGAGGGGAGCGTTTACAGCATCCGCGGCCGTCCAGCCGGATGTGGCGTTTGCAGTGGATGTCGGCATTGCGGGGGACACACCGGGTGTCGGCAAAGACGAAGCCGCATCCCGGTTGGGAGAAGGTCCGACCGTGGTGTTGGCCGACGGAGGACATCTCGCTCACCGGGGATTGTTGGCACTGGTACAAAAGACGGCAGAGGAACAGGGAATCCCGCTTCAGCCGGATACACTTCCGCGGGGAGCGACGGATGCCAGTCATATTCACCTCCACGGCCGAGGGGTTCCGGCGTTGACCTTGGGTATTCCCGCCCGGTATATTCACAGTCATGCTTCCATTATCCACCGGGATGACTTGGAGAACCTGGTTCAGTTGCTGGTCGAAGTGATTCGGAAATTGGACCGTACGACGGTAAATCGTTTGAGTCAAGGATAA
- a CDS encoding Hsp20/alpha crystallin family protein: MMMPFEPLSFHRLSSFVWRDRREMIREMEKLIEDFPGCGRVVSRVTPTDRGMVIQTRIDVVGKDDVIAVRMEGPFLVIRINSHLVQDADPENQRRIDGQRMFTQSFHIPFPVDESRIQTEWQDQMLTVFVPKRVPDAPSHQSSPHRVTPSDRDRSPAGKQVKKSKNNDNNRWKRTSPWQMW, translated from the coding sequence ATGATGATGCCTTTTGAGCCTTTGTCGTTTCATCGTTTATCTTCGTTTGTTTGGCGCGACAGGAGAGAGATGATTCGGGAGATGGAGAAATTAATTGAAGATTTTCCAGGGTGCGGACGGGTGGTGAGCCGGGTCACTCCGACTGATCGCGGCATGGTGATCCAGACCCGGATTGATGTCGTCGGGAAGGATGATGTGATCGCTGTGCGGATGGAGGGGCCGTTTTTGGTGATCCGCATCAATTCCCATCTCGTGCAGGATGCGGACCCGGAGAACCAGCGGCGAATTGATGGACAACGCATGTTCACCCAAAGTTTTCACATCCCATTCCCTGTCGATGAATCGCGAATTCAGACCGAGTGGCAGGATCAAATGCTGACAGTGTTTGTCCCCAAACGTGTACCAGATGCTCCTTCTCATCAGTCATCCCCCCATCGTGTGACCCCCTCGGACAGGGATCGATCCCCAGCAGGAAAACAAGTGAAAAAATCGAAAAATAACGATAATAATAGATGGAAGAGGACTAGTCCATGGCAGATGTGGTAA
- the thiD gene encoding bifunctional hydroxymethylpyrimidine kinase/phosphomethylpyrimidine kinase: MTIARALTIAGSDSGGGAGIQADLKTFQELRVFGMSAITAVTAQNTLGVTGIYELPPEAVAQQIDAVATDLGVDAAKTGMIANIEIMEVIAEKVREHRIHQLVIDPVMIAKSGHALLREDARDALKRLLIPLATVITPNLPEAEVLTGMSLNTMEQRKEAAKRLLDLGVHAVVIKGGHTDEEESVDLFYDGREFRTLSAPRFHTRHTHGTGCTFSAAITAGLAKGESLWEAVKTAKAFITEAIRHPLDLGKGHGPTNHWAYRQSK; encoded by the coding sequence ATGACCATCGCTCGGGCACTTACCATCGCCGGTTCGGACAGTGGAGGAGGCGCCGGCATCCAAGCAGATTTGAAAACCTTTCAGGAATTGCGCGTGTTCGGAATGAGCGCGATCACTGCGGTCACTGCGCAAAACACATTGGGCGTGACAGGTATTTACGAACTGCCTCCGGAAGCAGTCGCCCAACAAATCGACGCCGTGGCCACGGATCTGGGAGTTGATGCGGCCAAAACCGGAATGATCGCCAATATTGAAATTATGGAAGTGATTGCGGAAAAGGTCAGAGAACATCGCATCCACCAATTGGTGATCGATCCGGTGATGATCGCCAAAAGTGGACATGCACTGTTGAGAGAGGACGCACGTGATGCGCTGAAACGCCTGTTGATTCCCCTGGCAACCGTGATCACACCCAATCTTCCGGAAGCGGAAGTGTTGACGGGCATGTCCCTGAACACCATGGAACAACGCAAGGAAGCGGCCAAACGGTTGTTGGATTTGGGGGTACACGCCGTCGTAATCAAAGGTGGGCACACCGACGAAGAGGAATCCGTCGATCTGTTTTACGACGGGAGGGAATTCCGTACCCTGTCGGCACCTCGTTTTCATACGCGCCACACTCACGGGACTGGCTGCACATTTTCCGCGGCCATCACGGCCGGGTTGGCCAAAGGCGAGTCATTGTGGGAGGCGGTGAAAACGGCCAAAGCCTTTATTACGGAAGCGATTCGCCATCCCCTTGACCTCGGGAAAGGCCATGGCCCCACCAACCATTGGGCTTACCGGCAATCAAAATAG
- the thiE gene encoding thiamine phosphate synthase, with product MSFTATQLRLYFIMGSQDCPDQDPIDVLEQAIAGGITMFQFREKNSDLTLSETVALGRHLREICRQHNIPFIVNDRADLALILDADGVHVGQEDMPAREVRRLIGPDKILGVSAENIAEARQAIEDGADYIGVGPMFLTSSKADAGFPIYPEALQSIREQLEEPFPIVGIGGITASNAHKVMAAGADGIAVISAIAKAEDPKQAAEALVQAINSTKM from the coding sequence ATGTCCTTCACAGCAACTCAATTGCGCCTGTACTTTATTATGGGCAGTCAGGACTGTCCCGATCAGGATCCGATTGACGTGTTGGAACAAGCGATCGCCGGCGGTATCACGATGTTTCAGTTTCGCGAAAAAAACTCCGACCTCACATTGAGCGAAACCGTCGCCTTGGGTCGTCACCTGCGTGAGATTTGCCGTCAACACAACATCCCGTTCATTGTGAATGACCGAGCCGATTTGGCGCTCATTCTCGATGCCGACGGCGTACACGTGGGACAGGAAGACATGCCCGCCCGGGAAGTCCGGCGCCTGATCGGCCCCGACAAAATCCTCGGGGTGTCAGCTGAAAATATCGCGGAAGCGCGGCAAGCCATTGAGGACGGAGCAGACTATATCGGGGTGGGACCCATGTTTTTGACGTCTTCCAAAGCAGATGCCGGGTTCCCTATCTATCCGGAGGCACTTCAGTCGATTCGCGAGCAACTGGAGGAACCCTTCCCCATTGTGGGCATCGGTGGAATCACCGCATCCAATGCACATAAAGTGATGGCTGCCGGAGCGGATGGCATCGCCGTGATCTCCGCCATCGCCAAAGCGGAAGACCCCAAGCAGGCAGCCGAAGCATTGGTTCAGGCGATCAACTCCACAAAAATGTAA